A window of the Candidatus Cloacimonadota bacterium genome harbors these coding sequences:
- a CDS encoding DUF58 domain-containing protein, with amino-acid sequence MIPKEILEKVRKIEITTRSLVNELFSGEYHSIFKGQGLEFSEVRAYQPGDNVKLIDWNVTARFGHPYIKKFEETRELTVMLMIDVSGSGNFGTARNLKREIAAELGAILAFSAIRNNDKVGLMLFSDEVEQYIPPKKGKKSVLRIVREILYHKAEHKKTNISEALKYYYKMSKKKSIVFVISDFLDEDFLQTMKILSQKHDVIAARILDPKELEIPKLGHILVEDTETGKEILINTNSREFQTNFINQKTKKIDQLETDLKRFKIDLIDIQADQPYIKKLIRFFKQREKRLR; translated from the coding sequence ATGATTCCAAAAGAGATATTGGAAAAAGTTCGTAAGATCGAAATTACAACTCGCAGCTTGGTAAACGAACTTTTTTCAGGTGAGTATCACAGCATATTTAAAGGGCAAGGGCTAGAATTTTCCGAAGTCAGAGCCTACCAACCCGGTGATAATGTTAAACTGATCGACTGGAATGTTACAGCCCGTTTCGGGCATCCTTACATAAAGAAATTTGAGGAAACCCGCGAACTTACTGTGATGCTCATGATTGATGTTAGCGGATCTGGAAATTTTGGAACCGCTCGGAATCTCAAACGAGAAATAGCAGCTGAACTTGGGGCTATTCTTGCTTTTTCTGCAATCCGGAATAATGATAAAGTAGGTCTGATGCTTTTCTCGGACGAAGTAGAACAATATATTCCTCCAAAAAAGGGGAAGAAATCTGTTCTGCGAATTGTTCGGGAAATTCTCTATCACAAAGCCGAGCATAAAAAAACCAATATCAGCGAGGCTCTGAAATACTATTACAAAATGTCCAAAAAAAAGAGCATCGTATTTGTTATTTCCGATTTTCTTGATGAAGATTTTTTGCAAACAATGAAGATTCTTTCGCAAAAACACGATGTGATTGCCGCTAGAATTCTCGATCCCAAAGAGTTGGAAATTCCCAAATTGGGGCACATTTTGGTAGAAGACACGGAAACCGGAAAAGAAATTTTAATTAATACGAATTCACGTGAATTCCAAACAAATTTTATCAACCAAAAAACTAAAAAAATTGACCAATTAGAAACGGATTTGAAGCGATTTAAAATAGATTTGATAGATATTCAGGCAGATCAGCCGTATATAAAAAAGTTGATCAGGTTTTTTAAGCAACGCGAAAAAAGATTACGATGA
- a CDS encoding VWA domain-containing protein produces MLKQNQTRWIKLTMKIIFLNPQYFWFFIILPVIAAYEIFIKLKKRPTILFSDLSLISSKSLRKNNILFYVGNYFIKILIFATLIFTLARPVIPEKYSKVKDKGVDIVLALDVSTSMRAIDFKPNNRLYVAKEEAKNFISKRPTDRVGLVIFAGNSYTQCPLTIDHKILHRLLDETKTGMIEDGTAIGMGLATALNRLRNSKAKSKVIILLTDGRNNAGNMDPITAANLAKEFGIKIYTIGVGKDGISKIPVDHPVYGTQYANQQLDIDIETLNKIAKLSGTKFARRARNPGQLKKILSEIDKLEKTEISEKVYYNYFDLFFYFIYFTIFLFVLDIIISKMIFKRLP; encoded by the coding sequence TTGTTAAAACAAAATCAGACGAGATGGATAAAACTGACCATGAAGATAATATTTCTTAATCCTCAATATTTTTGGTTTTTTATAATCTTACCTGTGATCGCAGCTTATGAGATTTTCATAAAACTCAAAAAACGCCCCACAATATTATTTTCAGATTTATCTTTGATCAGTTCAAAATCCCTAAGAAAAAACAATATTCTTTTTTATGTAGGAAATTATTTTATCAAAATTTTGATATTTGCAACTCTGATTTTTACGCTTGCCAGACCTGTCATACCGGAAAAATATAGCAAAGTTAAAGATAAAGGCGTGGATATTGTACTTGCTCTCGATGTTTCCACGAGCATGCGCGCAATTGATTTTAAACCGAATAATCGCCTTTATGTTGCAAAAGAGGAAGCGAAGAATTTCATCTCAAAGCGTCCAACCGATAGAGTCGGACTGGTGATTTTTGCCGGAAATAGTTACACCCAATGTCCGCTGACAATTGATCATAAAATTTTGCACCGACTCCTTGACGAGACTAAAACCGGTATGATCGAAGATGGCACTGCGATAGGAATGGGTTTGGCAACGGCATTGAACAGATTGCGAAATTCCAAAGCAAAAAGCAAGGTAATCATTCTTCTAACAGATGGAAGAAATAATGCCGGGAATATGGACCCGATAACCGCAGCAAATCTCGCCAAAGAATTCGGGATAAAAATATACACGATTGGAGTGGGGAAAGATGGTATTTCCAAGATTCCGGTTGATCATCCTGTTTACGGTACCCAATATGCTAATCAACAACTTGATATTGATATTGAAACCCTAAATAAAATCGCAAAATTGAGCGGAACAAAATTTGCCAGAAGAGCCAGAAATCCCGGGCAATTAAAAAAAATATTGAGTGAGATTGATAAATTGGAGAAGACTGAAATTTCTGAAAAAGTTTATTACAATTATTTCGATCTTTTCTTTTATTTCATCTATTTCACGATATTTCTTTTTGTTCTCGATATAATTATTTCAAAAATGATATTTAAAAGGTTACCCTAA
- a CDS encoding VWA domain-containing protein, whose protein sequence is MHFGNPEFFIALILIPLIFFGLYFSRRKKRKLLETFASTEMQEKLILNRSTIAETITNFLLIVIIILLIIAAARPQWGKKLQIIEEKSLDIVVATDVSSSMLAEDLKPNRIQRAKNAFSSFIDQLQGDRVGLVIFSGDAFVQCPLTNDYSALKMFASIVDVGIIPKEGTNLPEAIQTSISLFPEYAKNKVLILITDGENLQGNIEQEIKVAKSENVIIYTIGVGTQNGAPIPIRNAQTGEKSYVKDADGNIVLSQLDATTLSKIARETHGGFFQVSAGEGEIRQIFNEINLMEKEKLAQHRYTRYKEQYKYFVFLAFALFIIMQMIFLRKIGLKG, encoded by the coding sequence ATGCATTTCGGAAATCCTGAATTTTTTATAGCACTGATCCTGATTCCTTTGATTTTTTTCGGTTTATATTTTTCCAGAAGAAAGAAAAGGAAACTGCTCGAAACATTTGCCTCTACAGAGATGCAAGAGAAATTGATTCTCAATCGCTCAACCATTGCAGAAACGATTACGAATTTTTTACTTATCGTGATTATTATCTTACTGATAATTGCAGCAGCCCGACCTCAGTGGGGAAAAAAATTACAAATTATCGAAGAGAAATCTCTCGATATAGTTGTTGCCACAGATGTCTCATCGAGCATGCTTGCCGAGGATTTAAAACCCAACAGAATCCAGCGTGCCAAAAATGCCTTTTCCAGCTTTATTGATCAATTGCAAGGTGATCGAGTAGGACTCGTAATATTTTCCGGTGATGCTTTTGTGCAGTGCCCTTTGACAAATGATTATTCTGCGTTGAAAATGTTTGCTTCGATTGTGGACGTGGGAATTATTCCCAAAGAGGGAACGAATTTACCCGAAGCGATCCAAACATCAATCTCGCTCTTTCCTGAATATGCAAAGAATAAAGTTCTAATCTTGATCACAGACGGAGAAAATCTGCAAGGAAACATTGAACAAGAGATAAAAGTTGCAAAAAGTGAAAATGTAATAATTTATACTATTGGAGTAGGAACTCAAAATGGCGCTCCCATTCCAATAAGAAATGCTCAAACAGGCGAAAAGTCTTATGTGAAAGATGCCGATGGAAATATTGTATTATCTCAACTTGACGCAACAACCCTAAGTAAGATTGCCCGAGAAACTCACGGTGGTTTCTTTCAAGTTTCTGCCGGAGAAGGCGAGATTAGACAAATTTTCAATGAAATAAATCTGATGGAAAAAGAAAAATTGGCTCAACACAGATATACGCGGTACAAAGAGCAATATAAGTATTTTGTATTTCTGGCATTTGCTTTATTTATCATTATGCAAATGATATTTTTGCGAAAAATCGGTTTGAAAGGTTAG
- a CDS encoding tetratricopeptide repeat protein — translation MKKAVFPILFYFISTSCFALNYEKVLKNDNANKLYEKKEYSKAEKLYSANSIENPEDGMLHFNLGDAYYKNKQYEKALSSYKSALKSEKMDKSKTWTNIGNSFFQTKKLKEALGSYKNALLDNSKNSEARYNFEMTKRLLQQQQKQQDDQDKQNKDKKQDKKDKEQKKEQNKDQQDKKKKEQEKQEQEKKEQEKQKNQKQDKQDEQQKQPEQNKQSEEQKQKIEQAKRLLNAMQKQEDEKQKERIKELIKKKSSPKKVDKNW, via the coding sequence ATGAAAAAAGCAGTATTTCCAATTTTATTTTACTTTATTTCCACGTCTTGCTTTGCACTTAATTATGAGAAAGTTCTAAAAAACGATAATGCAAATAAGTTGTATGAAAAAAAAGAATATTCAAAGGCAGAAAAATTATATTCTGCAAATAGTATAGAAAATCCTGAAGACGGGATGTTGCATTTCAATCTCGGTGATGCTTATTATAAAAACAAGCAATATGAAAAAGCTCTTTCCTCCTATAAAAGTGCCTTAAAAAGTGAGAAAATGGATAAATCAAAAACATGGACGAATATTGGCAATAGTTTTTTTCAAACGAAAAAATTGAAAGAAGCATTGGGCAGTTACAAGAATGCCTTGTTAGATAATTCCAAAAATTCCGAAGCACGATACAATTTTGAAATGACGAAACGATTATTACAACAGCAGCAAAAACAGCAGGACGATCAGGATAAACAAAACAAGGATAAGAAGCAGGATAAAAAAGATAAAGAGCAAAAGAAAGAACAAAATAAAGATCAACAAGACAAAAAGAAAAAGGAACAAGAGAAACAGGAGCAAGAAAAAAAAGAACAGGAAAAGCAAAAAAATCAGAAGCAAGATAAACAGGATGAGCAGCAGAAACAACCGGAACAAAATAAGCAAAGTGAGGAACAGAAACAAAAAATTGAACAGGCAAAACGCCTCTTAAATGCAATGCAGAAGCAGGAAGATGAAAAACAGAAAGAGCGAATAAAAGAATTGATCAAGAAAAAAAGCTCACCCAAAAAAGTCGATAAAAATTGGTGA
- a CDS encoding BatD family protein yields MKSKQFTKNIISSISILILFITFPAILKAEFLELSVSSYVDRTQIIMGNSLQLTVEIEANKNVDVEPIIPQLTGFQIIGQSSSSSSSIQIINGKVDKSITKSFTYTLAPLKLGNFVIPPIEVKYNRKKYKTNSIRVNIIKGNSSTQTSPNNLSQSQRTSPNSAIADGRKMFLQAIPTKRNVYVGEPFAIIYKIYSRKELSGLQPEQMPNFPGFIKEDVFQATNIRYTLENLKGIRYYTYKISEYTLFAIHEGDFKLDPMQLVGAYNTPARSFFDFGNTKRVMLSSQPITIHVKKLPLIDRPEDYTGAVGTFSIKAELGKHEVKAGESITLTVTISGSGNIKMFDAPLIPQINNIGTFPPEENNTLTDSYKTAGYKTIKFILIPQEPGKYEIPPIKFSYFNTQTGKYSTVETKSCHFTAEKSDIPLSATSYVNPKGIVVQGIDINFIINKNVIYNNSFLVQKLWFWLIAVLGMVILFIAFLIKKESDKLLSDRGYYKLKISNKQLKTDLKFTRKVCNDENGEVFFPAIEKTLKNYIANKFNLSAAGMQLQEVIDVFEANGIDTDLTEKVKKFLMLTDQARFSGFSYSEKDMKENLSQLEDIIGKLQKIKFRRKK; encoded by the coding sequence ATGAAAAGTAAGCAATTTACCAAAAATATAATTTCTTCAATTTCCATATTAATATTATTTATCACATTTCCAGCCATTTTAAAGGCTGAGTTTCTTGAGTTATCCGTGTCTTCCTATGTAGATCGTACTCAGATAATTATGGGAAATAGTCTGCAATTAACCGTGGAGATTGAAGCAAATAAGAATGTTGATGTAGAACCGATCATTCCGCAGCTCACAGGATTTCAGATAATCGGGCAATCATCTTCGAGTTCTTCGTCAATTCAAATTATTAATGGAAAAGTAGATAAAAGTATTACAAAAAGTTTTACTTATACACTTGCTCCTCTCAAATTAGGGAATTTTGTAATTCCGCCGATAGAAGTTAAATACAACCGGAAAAAATATAAAACCAACTCAATTCGGGTTAACATAATTAAGGGAAATTCTTCAACCCAAACCTCTCCCAATAATTTATCACAATCGCAACGAACTTCACCAAATTCGGCAATAGCTGATGGAAGAAAAATGTTTCTTCAAGCCATTCCCACAAAACGCAATGTATATGTGGGAGAGCCATTTGCAATTATTTATAAAATTTATAGCCGGAAAGAATTGTCCGGACTTCAGCCCGAACAGATGCCGAATTTTCCGGGTTTTATCAAAGAGGATGTTTTTCAGGCAACAAATATCAGATACACGCTGGAAAATTTAAAAGGCATAAGATATTATACCTACAAAATCAGCGAATACACCCTTTTCGCAATACATGAGGGTGATTTTAAACTTGATCCGATGCAACTCGTGGGAGCGTACAATACTCCGGCTAGAAGTTTTTTTGATTTTGGAAATACAAAAAGAGTTATGCTCAGTTCACAACCAATTACAATTCATGTAAAAAAACTTCCCTTGATTGATCGTCCCGAAGATTACACGGGAGCGGTTGGAACTTTTTCCATAAAAGCCGAGTTGGGCAAACACGAAGTTAAAGCCGGCGAGTCCATTACCCTCACGGTTACAATTTCCGGAAGTGGAAACATAAAGATGTTTGACGCTCCACTTATTCCTCAAATCAATAATATCGGCACTTTTCCACCTGAAGAAAATAACACCCTGACCGATAGTTACAAAACTGCCGGATATAAGACAATAAAATTTATTTTAATCCCTCAAGAACCAGGTAAATATGAGATTCCTCCCATAAAATTTTCGTATTTTAATACTCAAACAGGTAAATATTCCACTGTGGAAACAAAATCTTGTCATTTCACTGCCGAGAAATCTGACATTCCATTATCAGCAACTTCCTATGTTAATCCCAAAGGAATCGTAGTACAGGGGATTGACATCAATTTTATCATTAACAAAAACGTGATTTACAATAATTCTTTTCTTGTTCAGAAATTGTGGTTCTGGCTAATTGCCGTATTGGGGATGGTCATTCTTTTTATCGCCTTTTTGATAAAAAAAGAGAGCGACAAGTTACTTTCCGATAGGGGATATTATAAATTAAAAATTTCAAACAAGCAATTAAAAACGGATTTGAAATTTACTCGTAAAGTTTGTAATGATGAAAATGGAGAAGTTTTTTTTCCTGCGATAGAAAAGACTCTAAAAAATTATATTGCTAACAAATTTAATCTATCTGCTGCGGGTATGCAATTGCAAGAAGTTATTGATGTTTTTGAGGCAAATGGCATTGATACGGATTTGACCGAAAAAGTGAAAAAGTTTCTAATGCTCACTGATCAGGCTAGATTCAGCGGTTTTTCCTATTCTGAAAAAGATATGAAAGAAAATCTTAGTCAGCTCGAAGACATAATTGGAAAATTGCAAAAAATTAAATTCAGGAGAAAAAAGTGA
- a CDS encoding tetratricopeptide repeat protein, giving the protein MKYKALIFFLFILVSSVLFAEYDISIPNKAYQDQNYTKAKEGYEEVVKQGVENFILFYNLGNTYFKLGEKGLARLYYEKAKRFQPQNKELSQNIDLLKSTLKDKEETQETFLEQVAQNIFYFFSINLLTIFGIASFMILMLITAFMVISRSDVSKKIIRAFMLLFSILFVFFLIFTVTRLMQFHSKNSAVILGETVLAYSGPTQEFEQVFTIHEGLKVKIEKFDGDWVLIKLPTGNGGWILKENIGEI; this is encoded by the coding sequence GTGAAATATAAAGCATTAATTTTTTTTCTATTCATTTTGGTAAGTTCGGTTTTGTTTGCCGAGTATGATATTTCAATCCCAAACAAAGCATATCAAGATCAAAATTATACAAAAGCAAAAGAGGGTTACGAAGAAGTGGTCAAACAGGGAGTGGAAAATTTTATTTTGTTTTATAATCTCGGAAATACTTATTTCAAATTGGGAGAAAAGGGATTGGCAAGACTTTATTATGAAAAAGCTAAGAGATTTCAGCCACAAAATAAAGAATTATCCCAGAATATCGATTTGCTAAAATCCACACTTAAAGATAAAGAAGAAACTCAGGAAACTTTTTTGGAGCAAGTTGCTCAGAATATCTTTTATTTCTTTTCGATAAATTTGCTGACGATTTTTGGGATCGCCTCTTTTATGATTCTAATGCTTATTACAGCATTCATGGTAATTTCTCGCAGCGATGTATCCAAAAAAATTATTCGAGCTTTTATGCTACTTTTTTCCATCCTTTTTGTTTTTTTTCTCATTTTTACTGTTACCCGATTGATGCAATTCCATTCCAAAAATTCAGCGGTTATCCTTGGGGAAACCGTGTTGGCATACAGCGGACCAACTCAGGAATTCGAGCAGGTTTTTACCATCCACGAAGGTTTGAAGGTGAAAATCGAAAAATTCGATGGGGACTGGGTGTTGATAAAATTGCCCACAGGCAACGGCGGTTGGATTCTAAAGGAAAATATTGGTGAAATATAA
- a CDS encoding PilZ domain-containing protein, translating to MQEFEEKTKEDLIKEIGEYSKIIKNLRQQLAKVEKTGDESKEKFGVRLPRKGLETNLEMVGDFDILYGTGEDYSKGGMSFKIPIELEFEIRFDVDGKAQDKRAKLIWVKYIKEEGYKFGVEFIESSEEKGEEF from the coding sequence ATGCAAGAATTTGAAGAAAAAACTAAAGAAGATTTAATTAAGGAGATTGGGGAATATTCAAAGATAATCAAGAATCTTAGGCAACAACTTGCAAAGGTAGAAAAAACAGGAGATGAATCAAAAGAAAAGTTTGGGGTACGGCTTCCAAGAAAAGGTTTGGAGACAAATCTGGAAATGGTTGGTGATTTTGATATTCTTTATGGAACTGGTGAAGATTATTCAAAAGGTGGGATGAGTTTTAAAATTCCTATTGAATTGGAATTTGAAATTCGTTTTGATGTTGATGGAAAGGCACAGGATAAACGAGCGAAACTTATTTGGGTCAAATATATTAAAGAGGAAGGATATAAATTTGGAGTGGAATTTATTGAATCTTCGGAAGAAAAAGGCGAGGAATTTTAG